The following are encoded together in the Ignavibacteria bacterium genome:
- a CDS encoding T9SS type A sorting domain-containing protein, with protein MSAEEGNKITFLGLRELLRFENVNSDGNTIPLSFKLEQNYPNPFNPNTVISYQLSSVSFVTLKVYDVLGREVATLVNEQKEAGDYVVNFDASKLSSGIYIYKLNAGNYSSIKKMMVVK; from the coding sequence ATATCAGCTGAAGAAGGTAATAAGATTACATTTTTAGGATTGCGAGAGTTACTAAGGTTTGAGAACGTAAATTCCGATGGGAATACAATCCCACTTTCATTCAAGCTTGAGCAGAACTACCCAAATCCCTTCAATCCAAATACAGTTATCAGCTATCAGCTTTCATCTGTAAGTTTTGTAACTCTCAAAGTTTACGATGTTCTTGGGAGGGAAGTCGCTACATTGGTCAACGAGCAAAAGGAAGCAGGCGATTATGTAGTTAATTTTGATGCCTCAAAACTTTCGAGTGGGATTTATATTTATAAGCTTAATGCAGGCAACTACTCAAGCATAAAAAAGATGATGGTTGTGAAGTAA
- the mdh gene encoding malate dehydrogenase codes for MSRKKISIVGGGQIGGVLTQLIAQKQLGDVVLYDIVEDMPQGKCLDIAEASRVDYFDVNIKGTNDYKDIDGSDIVIVTAGLPRKPGMSRDDLLTTNAQIMKTVAENVKKHAPKSIVIVISNPLDAMVTLFKNISGFKANKVLGQAGVLDSSRFSTFIAWELGVSVKDINALVLGGHGDTMVPLVRYANVYGIPVMELLERKYKDKAKAEEVMKAMVERTKMAGGEVVKLLKTGSAFYSPASSTIAMTEAILNDDKRVLPVCAYLDGEFGVKGYYVGVPAVLGANGVEKIIEITLNAEEQALMDNSINAVKTLVEDMKRLGF; via the coding sequence ATGTCGAGGAAAAAAATTTCCATTGTTGGGGGCGGACAAATCGGAGGAGTTTTAACTCAGCTTATCGCGCAAAAACAGTTGGGTGATGTCGTTCTTTACGATATTGTTGAGGATATGCCGCAGGGCAAATGTCTCGATATCGCAGAAGCATCTCGCGTTGATTATTTTGATGTTAATATTAAAGGAACGAATGACTATAAAGACATCGATGGCTCGGATATCGTTATCGTAACTGCCGGTTTACCGCGCAAGCCAGGGATGAGCCGTGATGACCTTCTTACTACTAATGCACAAATTATGAAAACCGTAGCGGAGAATGTTAAAAAGCACGCACCGAAATCTATTGTAATAGTAATTTCGAATCCACTAGATGCAATGGTAACTTTATTCAAAAATATTTCCGGATTCAAAGCAAATAAAGTCTTGGGACAAGCCGGCGTGCTCGATTCATCTCGATTCTCAACATTTATTGCGTGGGAACTTGGTGTATCAGTAAAAGATATTAATGCACTTGTTCTTGGCGGACATGGCGATACAATGGTTCCATTAGTAAGATATGCTAACGTCTATGGAATTCCCGTTATGGAACTTCTTGAAAGAAAATATAAAGATAAAGCCAAAGCCGAAGAAGTTATGAAGGCAATGGTTGAACGAACTAAAATGGCTGGCGGCGAAGTAGTTAAATTATTGAAAACAGGTTCAGCGTTTTATTCACCTGCATCTTCTACAATTGCGATGACTGAAGCCATCCTGAACGATGATAAGCGTGTCCTTCCAGTCTGTGCTTATCTTGATGGAGAATTTGGTGTGAAAGGTTATTATGTTGGTGTGCCAGCGGTTTTGGGCGCTAACGGAGTTGAAAAAATAATCGAGATAACATTGAACGCTGAAGAACAAGCTTTGATGGATAACTCTATTAACGCTGTGAAAACTCTTGTCGAGGATATGAAGAGATTAGGATTCTAA